In the genome of Campylobacter sp. RM12651, the window TCTTTAATATATTAATATGCTAATAACATATTTATATATTCAACAATGATTTATAATAAAAAGACTTCTTTATTAAAGTTATTACTTGTATTAAAATCTATATTCCAACCATTAAAATAAAAGACCTTTTTATTTTCTAGTAAATCATCTCTTTTTTTGCGTTCTATCGCTCTATTGATTTTTACCCTAGTATTAAAAATCATAAATGAATATGTATGTCTTTTTGCTAATTCATTTGCCTTAGAAAGTCTTATTAAAAATTGATTTCCAGTAAAAGCCCTTAAACTCATTGAATTAAAATTAATTCTTTTAACATCTTTTAGGTATCGCATTAAATCAAAAATATTTATTGCTACATAGTATTTGTCAGTAAGTTCTAAAAAATCAGATTCTTTATATTCAATTTTATTTACTTTGCAAAAATCAATAAAATCATTTGGCCTTGTATTTTCATAAGCATAAACTAGCAAAAATTTATTCTTTTTTTCTTTTTCAAAAAGTGCTTCATCATTTAATGTAAAATTTCTACTTTCAAATGCACGATTTGATGCTATTGTAACTCTTTCTATGCCATTAAAAAACTTTGGAAAGTATAAAGCTAATGTTTTATTATTAAAAGTTTCATAATAAAGCTTTTTTAGTTGTTCTGTTCTTTCAATTAATTCATTAAATAATTTATCGTTTGCAAAATAGCAGGCCCTTATATAAGAAGACCCTTTTACAAAATAATCATTTTCAAACAAATTTCCCTTAATTTTTTTAGGCAAAAAATCATCAATATCGCTATCGAAAATGCTATCTAATTTCTCGCAATTATTTTTTATATACCTTAAAAAATCATCTCTTTGAATATAAAATTCTTGCATTTTTTTTCTATCAGCCATAAGAAAAATCCTTTATATTAATATGCTAATATCATATTAATATATTTTTAAAGTAAGCTTAATTTATATTGAAAAACGCATTAAATTTTTTGTAAGATATTATTATTTTTTAAGTGTTGCTCCCTACCCCAAAAAGGTAGGGAGCTTTTTAAAGTTCGTTGGCCTTTGTATATTACAATGGAGCAAGGACGGACAAAAGTCCCTATCGCTGTGCGATAGGTCTTTTTGTCACTCTCTACGGCTGACGCCTACGAGCCTTGTTTTTTTTGCAGCTGCAAAAAAAATATAAACGCATAAAAATTTTTTTAGGATTGTTTATGGAAAAATTAAGACAAGTAAAGATTAATTTTACTAATAATGATTATCAAAAAATCCAAGCATTAGCAGATGCTAATAAAACAACTAAAGCTAATGTAATTAGACAAATCTTAAATAATAATAATTTTCAATTAGAAACGCAAAAAATTTTAGATAAAAAACAAAATTCAATAAGTAAAGAAGCTAGGGAAATATTGTATTTATTTTCTAATGTTTCTAATAATATAAATCAAATAGCTAGATTTTGTAATATAGAAAGAGATATTAACAAAACTGCACTTGATGAGTTAATTAAAATAAAAGAGTATTGTAAAGATATAGTGGATTTTTTTATTAAAGAAGAAAATGATAGTTAAATTTAAATG includes:
- the mobC gene encoding plasmid mobilization relaxosome protein MobC, with translation MEKLRQVKINFTNNDYQKIQALADANKTTKANVIRQILNNNNFQLETQKILDKKQNSISKEAREILYLFSNVSNNINQIARFCNIERDINKTALDELIKIKEYCKDIVDFFIKEENDS